A genomic region of Pseudomonas sp. KU43P contains the following coding sequences:
- a CDS encoding UDP-glucose dehydrogenase family protein: MKVTVFGTGYVGLTQAVCLAEVGHSVLCMDVDAERVSALEQGHCPIFEPGLAPLLEKNLACGRLRFTTDPGLASHFARLLFIAVGTPPLADGGADLSQVFAVVDTLLEHAEGTKVIVNKSTSPVGTVDRIKARIAQAVADTERFQVISNPEFLKEGTALDDCMRPERIIIGGAAPAEVELLRELYQPFNRKREKFMVMDARSAELTKYAANCMLATKISFINEMANLAEHLGADIEMVRRGIGSDPRIGYDFIYAGCGFGGSCFPKDLQALRRSAEAEGFEPQLLHAVEAVNQRQKHRLFDKIQRHYPGGLRGKVFALWGLSFKPNTDDIREASSRVLLESLWAAGARVQAHDPQAMAQIRRHYGPRADLQLVPCKEDALHGADALVIVTEWQDYRVLNLEQMPQQLADRVVFDGRNLFEPEHMAAAGLTYYGIGRGQVPPRWLAAPRAPLATARPLAR; the protein is encoded by the coding sequence ATGAAGGTTACGGTTTTTGGTACCGGCTATGTTGGCCTGACTCAGGCAGTGTGCCTGGCCGAGGTGGGGCACTCGGTGCTGTGCATGGATGTCGATGCCGAACGGGTCAGCGCCCTCGAACAAGGCCATTGCCCGATCTTCGAGCCGGGCCTGGCGCCCCTGCTGGAAAAAAACCTGGCGTGCGGGCGCTTGCGCTTCACCACCGACCCGGGCCTTGCCAGCCACTTTGCCCGCTTGCTGTTCATTGCTGTCGGCACTCCGCCGCTGGCCGATGGCGGCGCCGACCTGAGCCAGGTGTTCGCCGTGGTCGACACTCTTCTCGAACACGCCGAGGGCACCAAGGTGATCGTCAACAAGTCCACCTCGCCAGTGGGCACGGTGGACCGGATCAAAGCACGCATCGCCCAGGCAGTGGCTGACACCGAGCGCTTCCAGGTCATCAGCAACCCGGAGTTTCTCAAGGAAGGCACAGCCCTGGATGACTGCATGCGCCCCGAGCGCATCATCATCGGCGGCGCCGCGCCGGCCGAAGTTGAGCTGCTGCGCGAGCTGTACCAGCCGTTCAACCGCAAGCGGGAAAAATTCATGGTGATGGACGCGCGCAGCGCCGAGCTGACCAAGTACGCAGCCAACTGCATGCTGGCGACGAAGATTTCCTTCATCAACGAAATGGCCAACCTGGCCGAGCACCTGGGCGCCGACATCGAGATGGTGCGCCGCGGCATCGGCTCGGACCCGCGCATCGGCTACGACTTCATCTACGCCGGCTGCGGATTTGGCGGCTCGTGCTTCCCCAAAGACCTGCAAGCCCTGCGCCGCAGCGCCGAGGCCGAAGGCTTCGAGCCGCAGCTGCTGCACGCGGTGGAGGCGGTCAACCAGCGCCAGAAGCACCGGCTGTTCGACAAGATCCAGCGGCATTACCCCGGCGGTTTGCGTGGCAAGGTCTTCGCCCTGTGGGGGCTGTCGTTCAAGCCCAACACCGACGACATCCGCGAAGCCTCCAGCCGCGTACTGCTGGAATCCCTGTGGGCCGCAGGTGCGCGGGTACAGGCCCACGACCCGCAGGCCATGGCGCAGATCCGTCGGCACTACGGCCCGCGCGCCGACCTGCAACTGGTGCCATGCAAGGAGGATGCGCTGCACGGCGCCGACGCCCTGGTGATCGTCACCGAGTGGCAGGACTACCGGGTGCTGAACCTGGAGCAGATGCCGCAGCAGCTGGCCGATCGGGTGGTGTTCGACGGCCGCAACCTGTTCGAACCCGAGCACATGGCCGCCGCCGGCCTGACCTACTACGGCATCGGCCGTGGGCAGGTACCGCCGCGTTGGCTGGCGGCACCCCGAGCCCCGCTGGCTACTGCTCGGCCACTGGCCCGGTAA
- a CDS encoding 5-guanidino-2-oxopentanoate decarboxylase — MLTCGELLVELLEGLGVDTVFGIPGVHTVDLYRGLPNTAIRHVTPRHEQGAGFMADGYARVSGKPGVCFIITGPGMTNITTAMGQAYADSIPMLVISSVNNTGQLGMGGGRLHELPSQSNLVSGVAAFSHTLMRPDELPQVLTRAFAVFNGARPRPVHIEIPIDVITAPADHVRRKLGALPSRPGPCPHAIVHAAAMLKAAKRPLLLLGGGCADAAAEAQRLAEALDAPTAYTINAKGVLPKGHSLALGSNQTWVPVRKMVLASDLILAIGTELGETDYDGVFDGNFRIESPLIRIDIDAEQLNRNYPADLAILSDARQAMQALVAALGEVPAFNAEGVGSQRAATVRAELDAQWPANWKGQCKVLDTLQRTLPDLIVAGDSTQPVYSGNYLFEATRTRSWFNSATGYGTLGYGLPAAIGAKLAAPQRPVIALIGDGGIQFTLPELASAVEAGAPIIVLLWNNSGYGEIKRYMQNRDIPTLGVDIYTPDFQGLARAFGCNAEKVTSLDHLAALLEAAAKADRPSLIEVWEHADFLA, encoded by the coding sequence ATGTTGACCTGCGGAGAACTGCTGGTTGAGCTGCTGGAAGGGCTTGGCGTGGATACCGTGTTCGGTATTCCCGGCGTGCACACCGTGGATCTGTATCGCGGCCTGCCCAATACCGCCATCCGCCACGTGACGCCGCGCCATGAGCAGGGCGCCGGCTTCATGGCCGACGGCTATGCCCGCGTTTCCGGCAAGCCGGGCGTGTGCTTCATCATCACCGGCCCGGGCATGACCAACATCACCACGGCCATGGGCCAGGCCTATGCCGACTCGATCCCGATGCTGGTGATCTCCAGCGTCAACAACACCGGGCAACTGGGCATGGGCGGTGGCCGCCTGCACGAGCTGCCCTCGCAGAGCAACCTGGTGTCCGGCGTGGCCGCCTTCAGCCACACCCTGATGCGCCCGGACGAGCTGCCCCAGGTGCTGACCCGCGCCTTCGCTGTGTTCAACGGCGCCCGTCCGCGCCCCGTACACATTGAAATCCCCATCGACGTGATCACCGCGCCGGCCGACCATGTGCGCCGCAAGCTGGGCGCGCTGCCGAGCCGCCCGGGGCCGTGCCCGCACGCCATCGTTCACGCCGCCGCCATGCTCAAGGCTGCCAAGCGCCCGCTGCTGCTGCTGGGTGGCGGCTGCGCCGACGCCGCCGCCGAGGCCCAGCGCCTGGCCGAAGCCCTGGATGCACCCACCGCTTACACCATCAACGCCAAGGGCGTACTGCCCAAAGGCCATAGCTTGGCGCTGGGTAGCAACCAGACTTGGGTGCCGGTGCGCAAGATGGTGCTGGCTTCGGACCTGATCCTGGCCATCGGCACTGAACTGGGCGAGACCGACTACGACGGGGTGTTCGACGGCAACTTCCGCATCGAGAGCCCGCTGATCCGCATCGACATCGACGCCGAGCAGCTGAACCGCAATTACCCGGCAGACCTCGCCATCCTCAGCGACGCTCGCCAGGCCATGCAGGCCCTGGTGGCGGCCTTGGGGGAGGTGCCGGCGTTCAATGCCGAAGGCGTGGGCAGCCAACGCGCGGCCACGGTGCGTGCGGAGCTGGACGCCCAGTGGCCGGCCAACTGGAAGGGCCAGTGCAAGGTGCTGGACACCCTTCAGCGCACCCTGCCGGACCTGATCGTGGCGGGCGACTCCACCCAGCCGGTGTACTCGGGCAACTACCTGTTCGAAGCCACCCGCACCCGCAGCTGGTTCAACTCCGCCACTGGCTACGGCACGCTCGGCTACGGTCTGCCGGCTGCCATCGGCGCCAAGTTGGCGGCACCGCAGCGCCCTGTGATCGCATTGATCGGCGATGGTGGCATCCAGTTCACCCTGCCGGAGCTGGCGTCGGCGGTAGAAGCCGGCGCGCCCATCATCGTGCTGCTGTGGAACAACAGTGGCTACGGCGAAATCAAGCGCTACATGCAGAACCGCGACATCCCCACCCTGGGCGTCGACATCTACACGCCGGATTTCCAGGGCCTGGCCCGCGCCTTCGGCTGCAACGCCGAGAAGGTCACCAGCCTGGATCACTTGGCAGCGCTGCTCGAGGCCGCCGCCAAGGCCGATCGCCCAAGCTTGATCGAGGTGTGGGAGCACGCTGACTTCCTGGCCTGA
- a CDS encoding lactate utilization protein C, giving the protein MTCSRAAILGKVRQALGRQPGDCVQPAPPPAAIVTGDGSDLEQRLGERLALTGVTLQTLASPGELAGAVAAYLATRGLTHAVALAPGLAHECWRGVAVDVGGALPHHQVAVTRAFAAVAASGSLVFLAGPDHPPRSGFLPEHHLVVLSKARLVGRLEQLWPLVGGHPGEALHLVGGPSSTADIGGQLLYGAHGPRAVHVLLTP; this is encoded by the coding sequence ATGACTTGCTCACGTGCGGCCATCCTTGGCAAGGTGCGCCAGGCGCTGGGGCGTCAACCGGGCGATTGCGTCCAGCCGGCGCCACCGCCCGCCGCGATCGTCACGGGCGACGGCAGCGACCTGGAGCAGCGCCTGGGTGAGCGCCTGGCGCTTACCGGGGTAACCTTGCAAACCCTGGCCAGCCCAGGCGAGCTCGCCGGCGCCGTGGCAGCCTACCTGGCAACGCGGGGCCTCACCCATGCGGTGGCTCTGGCGCCGGGATTGGCGCACGAGTGCTGGCGGGGCGTGGCGGTGGATGTGGGCGGCGCCCTGCCCCATCACCAAGTGGCGGTAACCCGTGCCTTCGCTGCCGTGGCGGCCAGCGGCAGCCTGGTGTTTCTGGCAGGCCCCGACCATCCACCGCGCTCGGGCTTTTTGCCAGAGCATCATCTGGTGGTGCTGTCAAAGGCGCGCCTGGTGGGCCGGCTGGAGCAGCTGTGGCCGTTGGTGGGCGGGCATCCGGGTGAGGCGCTGCACCTGGTGGGTGGCCCCTCCAGCACCGCCGATATCGGCGGCCAGCTGCTCTACGGCGCCCATGGCCCGCGTGCCGTACATGTACTGCTAACGCCCTGA
- a CDS encoding LacI family DNA-binding transcriptional regulator produces MSTKSKPATLHDVARLAGVSGMTVSRALSKPDKVSERTRQKIEQAVRELGYVPNLAASQLVTGRSGIIGAMITTITNPILATTIEVLQQGLARAGYHLLIGETRFSQDEEHKLLRAFLGRQLDGLILAYGYHSAQTLALLQSADIPLIELWDLPEGEVPRQPVGQVVGFSNWAAGAAAGRHLVESGYRRPAFFGYDDERENLRFAGFRHAVRDAIGVEPQRFNTSPIPQVDDGVAVIERLVRGEIDCDGAFFTNDMPALGALFTCQRLGLDVPGRLGICGFGDMPIARVATPSLTSVRIPSERVADATVELLFQRIRNEAPSAVNVDVGCELVARESTALRG; encoded by the coding sequence ATGTCCACCAAGAGCAAACCCGCCACCCTGCATGACGTCGCTCGATTGGCCGGGGTATCCGGCATGACGGTCTCGCGGGCGCTGAGCAAGCCGGACAAGGTTTCCGAACGCACTCGGCAGAAGATCGAGCAGGCGGTGCGCGAGCTGGGCTACGTGCCGAACCTGGCTGCCAGCCAGCTGGTGACCGGGCGCAGTGGCATCATCGGCGCGATGATCACCACCATCACCAACCCCATTCTCGCCACCACCATCGAGGTGCTTCAGCAAGGCCTGGCCCGTGCCGGCTACCACCTGCTGATCGGTGAGACGCGCTTCTCCCAGGACGAGGAGCACAAGCTGCTGCGGGCTTTCCTCGGCCGTCAGCTGGACGGCCTGATCCTCGCCTACGGCTATCACTCGGCGCAAACCCTGGCGCTGTTGCAGTCCGCCGACATCCCCCTGATCGAACTCTGGGACTTGCCCGAGGGCGAGGTGCCGCGCCAGCCCGTGGGGCAGGTGGTGGGTTTCTCCAACTGGGCGGCCGGGGCCGCGGCCGGGCGCCACCTGGTGGAGTCCGGTTATCGCCGGCCGGCGTTCTTCGGCTATGACGACGAGCGCGAGAACCTGCGCTTCGCCGGTTTCCGCCACGCGGTGCGCGACGCGATCGGTGTCGAGCCGCAACGCTTCAACACGTCCCCCATACCCCAGGTCGACGACGGCGTGGCGGTGATCGAGCGCCTGGTGCGGGGCGAGATCGATTGCGACGGGGCGTTCTTCACCAACGACATGCCGGCCCTCGGCGCGCTGTTCACCTGCCAGCGCCTGGGCTTGGACGTGCCCGGGCGCCTGGGCATCTGCGGCTTCGGCGATATGCCCATCGCGCGGGTGGCCACACCGTCGCTCACCAGCGTGCGGATCCCCTCCGAGCGCGTGGCCGACGCCACCGTGGAGCTGCTTTTCCAGCGCATCCGCAACGAGGCGCCCAGTGCGGTCAATGTGGATGTGGGCTGCGAGCTGGTGGCGCGCGAGTCCACCGCGCTGCGCGGTTGA